The genomic region AGTGATTGCAGATGGACTAGGTTTAATAGGAACATTGGCAGTGGAGATGTTTTTAGTAAATGATGAGATTTATGTAAATGAACTAGCGCCTAGACCTCATAACTCAGGTCACTATTCCATAGAGGGATGTGTTACCTCACAGTTTGAACAGCATATTAGAGCGGTATGTAATCTACCTTTAGGAGATACGACACTATTAACACCAACTGTTATGGTGAATTTACTAGGCGAGCATCTCGAACCTACTCTAGAGCAGTATGAATTCCTTGGAAAAGGTAAGGTTCATTTATATGGTAAAGAAGAAGCAAAGCTAAAAAGAAAGATGGGACATATTACCTTTTTAGGTGAAGATGTTGAAGAAATATTAAGCGATCTTTCACAATTAACAATATGGAATGAAAAAGCGGAGGTAAAACAATGATTGAACGTTATACAAGACCAGAAATGGGTGCTATTTGGACGGATGAAAACCGTTATAATGCTTGGTTAGAGGTTGAGATTTTAGCTTGTGAGGCTTGGGCAGAGCTTGGCGATATTCCAAAGGAGGATGTAGCGTTAATACGTCAAAACGCATCCTTTAATATTGCAAGAATACTAGAGATTGAAGAAGAAACTAGACATGATGTTGTAGCCTTTACTCGTTCAGTATCAGAGACTCTAGGTGAAGAGAAGAAGTGGGTTCATTACGGATTAACCTCTACTGATGTGGTTGATACTGCTTTATCTTACTTACTGAAACAAGCAAATGATATTTTAAAACAGGACCTCAATCGGTTTGTGGATATATTAAAGGAAAAAGCATTAGAGCATAAATATACGGTAATGATGGGGAGAACACACGGTGTTCATGCGGAACCAACAACATTTGGACTAAAGCTTGCTCTTTGGTACGAGGAAATGAAGCGAAATGTTGAACGTTTTGAAGCAGCATCAACGGGAATTGAATTCGGAAAGATTTCTGGGGCAGTTGGAACGTATGCAAATATTAACCCATTTGTTGAAAGCTATGTTTGTGAAAAGCTAGGGTTACAAGCAGCACCGATTTCAACTCAAACTCTGCAGCGTGATCGCCATGCACACTATATGTCAACACTTGCTTTAATTGCGACTTCTATTGAAAAGTTTGCTACAGAAGTTCGTGGTCTTCAAAAGAGTGAAACAAGAGAAGTAGAGGAATTTTTCGCTAAAGGTCAAAAGGGCTCATCGGCTATGCCACATAAGCGTAATCCAATTGGATCTGAAAATATGACTGGCCTTGCAAGAGTAATTCGTGGTCACATGCTAACTGCTTATGAAAATGTTTCACTTTGGCATGAACGTGATATTTCACATTCCTCAGCAGAACGAATTATCCTACCAGACGCAACAATTGCTTTAAATTATATGTTAAACCGTTTTGGAAATATTATTAAGAATTTAACGGTTTTCCCTGAAAATATGAAGCGTAATATGGATCGCACTTTTGGTCTTATATACTCACAGCGTGTGTTACTAGCCTTAATTGATGCAGGTATGTCAAGAGAGGAAGCGTATGACACGGTTCAGCCAAAAGCAATGGAGGCTTGGGAAAAGCAAACCTCGTTTAAGGAAATTGTAATGGCAGAGGAAACCATCACATCAAGACTTTCTCAAGCGCAAATTGATGATTGTTTTGATTATAGCTATCATCTTTCGCAGGTGGATACTATTTTTGATCGAGTAGGATTATAAGATATTGCTCAAGAGGGAGGATTTAGATTAGAGCCTCCCCTACATTCTGAACAATAATTAGGGGGATTTGGAGTGGAAAAGCTAGGGTTACTTTACGAAGGAAAAGCAAAGAGAATCTATCAAACTACTGATTCGGAAATCGTATGGGTAGAATATAAAGATAGTGCAACAGCCTTTAATGGCGAGAAAAAGGCAACTATTACTGGTAAAGGCCGTCTAAATAATACAATTACATGCTTACTATTTGACATGCTACACGAAAGAGGGATTCCTACTCATCTAGTAGAAAAGCTTTCAGAAACTGAACAGCTTGTTAAAAGAGTTCGTATTATTCCTTTAGAAGTGGTTGTTCGAAATATTGCAGCAGGTTCACTAGCTAAACGCCTTGGTCTTGAAGAAGGTCAGGCACTTCCATTTCCAATAGTTGAGCTCTACTATAAAAACGATGACCTTGGTGATCCGCTAATCAATGAAGATCATATTAAGGTTTTGAACCTTGCTACTGCTCAGCAGGTAGAGGAGTTAAAGGAAAAGGCACTAGGTGTTAATAAAGTCCTTGTTCCTTATTTTGATGAAAGAAATGTAAGATTAATAGATTTCAAGCTTGAGTTTGGCTTAACCAGTGAAGGTACTGTGTTGCTAGCTGATGAGATTTCACCTGATACTTGTCGTTTATGGGATAAGGATACAAATGAAAAGCTAGATAAAGATGTGTTTAGAAGAGACTTAGGAAATTTAACAGAGACTTATGAAAAACTATTAGAACGATTAGGGGGAGCATCACATGTATAAAGTTAAGGTATTCGTTACGTTAAGAGAAAGTGTTTTAGATCCACAAGGTACGGCGGTAAAGGGTTCACTTCATAGCTTGTCTTATACAGAGGTTCAAGATGTTCGTATTGGTAAGTTCTTAGAATTAACCATTGAAAAGTCTGATCATTCAATTGATGAGCTTGTAAAGGAAATGTGTGAGCGTCTCTTAACAAATACAGTGATTGAAGATTATACGTATGAAGTTGAGGAGGTTGTTGCAAAGTGAAATTTGCAGTAATTGTCTTCCCAGGTTCTAACTGTGATGTTGATATGTTTCATGCGATTAAGGATGAGTTAGGTGAAGAAGTTGAGTATGTGTGGCATGATACAGAGTCACTAGATTCATATGATGGCATTCTTTTACCAGGTGGTTTTTCGTACGGAGATTATTTAAGATGTGGAGCAATTGCACGTTTTTCTAAGGTAATGGCTGCTGTAATAAAGGCTGCTGAGGAAGGAAAGCCAGTTATGGGTGTATGTAACGGGTTCCAAATTTTATTAGAGGCAGGGCTTTTACCTGGTGCTTTAAGAAGAAATAAAGATTTAAAGTTTATCTGTCAGCCCGTTAATCTAGTAGTTGAAAATGCTGCATCTATGTTTAGCTCAGGCTATGAAACTGGCGAAGTGATAAGTATTCCAGTTGCTCACGGTGAAGGAAACTACTACTGTGATGAATTCACGTTACAAAAGCTTGAAGAAGGAAACCAAATCGTGTTCCGTTATCAGGACGACTTAAACGGAAGCCTTTCGAATATTGCAGGGATTGTAAATGAAAAAGGAAATGTACTTGGGATGATGCCACACCCAGAGCGTGCAGTTGACTCACTATTAGGTAGTGATGATGGACTAAAGCTTTTTAAATCAATTTTAAAGAATTGGAGGAACACTCATGTCGTTACTGCTTGAACCAACAGCTGAACAAATTAAAAGTGAGAAGATCTACCGTGAAATGGGACTAAGTGACGAGGAGTTTGCTCTTGTTGAAGAGATTATTGGTCGCCTACCTAACTATACAGAATTGGGATTATTCTCTGTTATGTGGTCAGAGCATTGTAGTTATAAAAATTCTAAGCCGGTATTAAGAAAGTTTCCAACAAAAGGTGAACGTGTTCTTCAAGGTCCTGGTGAAGGTGCTGGTATTGTAGATATCGGTGATGAACAAGCGGTTGTGTTCAAGATGGAGAGT from Bacillus mesophilus harbors:
- the purB gene encoding adenylosuccinate lyase, whose protein sequence is MIERYTRPEMGAIWTDENRYNAWLEVEILACEAWAELGDIPKEDVALIRQNASFNIARILEIEEETRHDVVAFTRSVSETLGEEKKWVHYGLTSTDVVDTALSYLLKQANDILKQDLNRFVDILKEKALEHKYTVMMGRTHGVHAEPTTFGLKLALWYEEMKRNVERFEAASTGIEFGKISGAVGTYANINPFVESYVCEKLGLQAAPISTQTLQRDRHAHYMSTLALIATSIEKFATEVRGLQKSETREVEEFFAKGQKGSSAMPHKRNPIGSENMTGLARVIRGHMLTAYENVSLWHERDISHSSAERIILPDATIALNYMLNRFGNIIKNLTVFPENMKRNMDRTFGLIYSQRVLLALIDAGMSREEAYDTVQPKAMEAWEKQTSFKEIVMAEETITSRLSQAQIDDCFDYSYHLSQVDTIFDRVGL
- the purC gene encoding phosphoribosylaminoimidazolesuccinocarboxamide synthase, with the protein product MEKLGLLYEGKAKRIYQTTDSEIVWVEYKDSATAFNGEKKATITGKGRLNNTITCLLFDMLHERGIPTHLVEKLSETEQLVKRVRIIPLEVVVRNIAAGSLAKRLGLEEGQALPFPIVELYYKNDDLGDPLINEDHIKVLNLATAQQVEELKEKALGVNKVLVPYFDERNVRLIDFKLEFGLTSEGTVLLADEISPDTCRLWDKDTNEKLDKDVFRRDLGNLTETYEKLLERLGGASHV
- the purS gene encoding phosphoribosylformylglycinamidine synthase subunit PurS, with product MYKVKVFVTLRESVLDPQGTAVKGSLHSLSYTEVQDVRIGKFLELTIEKSDHSIDELVKEMCERLLTNTVIEDYTYEVEEVVAK
- the purQ gene encoding phosphoribosylformylglycinamidine synthase subunit PurQ, which encodes MKFAVIVFPGSNCDVDMFHAIKDELGEEVEYVWHDTESLDSYDGILLPGGFSYGDYLRCGAIARFSKVMAAVIKAAEEGKPVMGVCNGFQILLEAGLLPGALRRNKDLKFICQPVNLVVENAASMFSSGYETGEVISIPVAHGEGNYYCDEFTLQKLEEGNQIVFRYQDDLNGSLSNIAGIVNEKGNVLGMMPHPERAVDSLLGSDDGLKLFKSILKNWRNTHVVTA